In the genome of Cyanobacteriota bacterium, one region contains:
- a CDS encoding flagellar hook basal-body protein, protein MFNQYTYNSISSVNHHMHDLGNRVVDINNIFTTGYRGKQTSFHETIHGMKMVERRDFNNGAPAKTNRELDFAIQGKGFFEVELPDGTRGYTRNGSFTVGPNGELMSAQGYPLITSHPNNELISQNYDNIAGGQTVSFDAGATSSTIILPIGSNVSLDEEGTLSTVEGTVLGRLSVVNFTNNDALQDVGQGLFIATEEAGDIYEMKIGAMLGQTQVRQGHLEQANVSIVDKMADIVQLNTAIKAEMKIIKVLDQMQENLNSSISRNL, encoded by the coding sequence ATGTTTAATCAATACACATACAACAGCATCAGTTCAGTCAATCATCATATGCATGATCTTGGTAACCGTGTAGTTGATATCAACAATATTTTTACTACTGGTTATCGTGGTAAGCAAACAAGTTTTCATGAAACAATTCATGGAATGAAAATGGTAGAAAGAAGAGACTTTAATAATGGAGCTCCTGCCAAAACCAATCGTGAACTAGATTTTGCAATCCAAGGAAAGGGCTTCTTTGAAGTTGAACTTCCAGATGGAACTCGCGGCTATACTCGTAACGGTTCATTTACTGTTGGACCCAACGGTGAATTAATGTCAGCACAAGGCTATCCTCTCATCACCTCTCACCCAAACAATGAACTTATTAGTCAGAATTACGACAATATCGCTGGTGGTCAAACAGTTTCTTTTGATGCAGGTGCAACCTCATCAACTATCATTCTTCCAATCGGCTCCAATGTCAGCCTAGATGAAGAAGGTACACTCTCAACAGTAGAAGGTACTGTACTAGGTAGATTGAGTGTAGTCAACTTCACTAACAATGATGCATTGCAAGATGTTGGACAAGGATTATTTATCGCCACAGAAGAAGCTGGTGATATTTATGAAATGAAAATTGGCGCAATGTTAGGTCAGACTCAAGTAAGACAAGGTCACCTTGAACAAGCAAACGTCTCAATCGTCGACAAGATGGCGGACATTGTTCAACTCAACACGGCAATCAAAGCAGAGATGAAGATTATCAAAGTACTTGACCAAATGCAAGAAAATCTCAACTCATCGATATCGAGGAATTTATAA
- a CDS encoding sensor domain-containing diguanylate cyclase: MEHLQGQIATKQLFILSKTEEKLFAPQGCDQSQISFNNPDLLKFEIGQWGILFALAPKLEPAWEEITDALSLFVKSAALKTQTTLIRALTSELRKTFKPELALEKIYQSLESFMKLKGLYFFKRLINRDDDGEFLFKGYNLFFDSASSNTLIDKERVLELEEIQEADFIDQDLEVEIIKSKIRGREWGLLVAARNESWTSEDAEILELFAEQMATVFNQNELHNESLTMAQREFLLNQITTKIRESLVVDSILETAVAEIAQVMGAESCGIVILNRKIRGSFGHKVWSVNDSYSAKMIDAIYATLKTDLEPNWLNPSIQVPSSIEQEAEIHTWGGLEAVGLKSYLCCGLFRDNSKELIGVVSLGFFNQIRTWTEDEQLLLEGVAKQLEIALIQASIYQEAQQTKRQMALLHRLSSDIRDSLDISVVLGQIAKGIGEVLGLNRCFVRRFSDDFRIIKTEEEYCSTGYEPSADLIFGFEREWITSLSQSNSYSSALEVLNISSVETHLADESPALLKVAKAINLKSYLSIPLVARGKVLGTITVHQCDRERSFLNEEIEFIFRVGSEAAIAIEHAALFNTINRFNKMDPDTGLYNKKYFREIAKRAIAGAEKNKGAIAFLLIDVDHLKAINDDTIHGGHEAGDEAIQTLANILAKTVRQTPIDELHHRLSDVVGRFGGDEFMVLLPGTGIEGATIVASRIAENLRKVKHSTWPEALTCSIGIAATPDDPYDYEQLKTLADKALYQSKHKGRDAISTTLEL, from the coding sequence TTGGAGCATTTGCAGGGACAAATTGCTACCAAACAATTGTTTATACTCAGTAAAACAGAAGAGAAACTCTTTGCTCCTCAAGGTTGTGATCAGTCTCAAATCTCTTTTAATAACCCAGATTTACTCAAATTTGAGATCGGTCAATGGGGAATTTTGTTTGCGCTTGCTCCAAAATTAGAACCAGCTTGGGAAGAAATTACTGACGCTTTGAGCTTGTTTGTGAAAAGCGCTGCATTGAAAACACAAACGACTTTGATTCGTGCTCTTACTTCTGAGTTGCGTAAGACTTTTAAACCAGAATTAGCACTTGAAAAAATCTATCAAAGTCTTGAGAGCTTCATGAAGCTCAAGGGTTTATATTTCTTCAAGCGCTTGATTAATAGAGACGATGATGGTGAGTTTTTATTCAAGGGTTACAATCTTTTTTTTGATTCGGCGTCTAGTAATACTTTAATTGATAAAGAGAGAGTTTTGGAGCTTGAAGAGATTCAAGAAGCTGATTTTATTGACCAAGACTTAGAAGTTGAAATTATCAAATCTAAAATTCGTGGAAGAGAGTGGGGGCTTTTGGTTGCTGCTCGTAATGAGTCATGGACAAGTGAAGATGCTGAGATTTTAGAACTCTTTGCAGAGCAGATGGCAACAGTGTTTAATCAAAATGAACTACATAATGAGAGTTTGACAATGGCTCAAAGAGAATTCCTGCTTAATCAAATTACTACCAAGATTAGAGAGTCACTCGTTGTTGATAGTATTCTTGAAACTGCGGTTGCAGAGATTGCTCAAGTGATGGGCGCAGAGTCTTGCGGGATTGTAATTCTTAATCGCAAAATCAGAGGAAGTTTTGGGCACAAGGTTTGGTCTGTTAATGATAGTTATTCCGCGAAAATGATTGACGCGATTTATGCAACTCTCAAAACAGATTTGGAACCAAATTGGCTCAATCCTTCGATTCAAGTACCTAGTTCGATAGAACAAGAAGCTGAAATTCATACTTGGGGTGGACTTGAAGCTGTTGGACTTAAGTCATATCTCTGTTGCGGTTTGTTTCGTGATAATAGTAAAGAGTTGATTGGTGTTGTTTCACTTGGTTTCTTTAATCAAATCCGCACCTGGACAGAGGATGAGCAGTTACTGTTAGAAGGGGTTGCCAAACAATTAGAAATAGCTCTGATTCAGGCATCTATTTATCAAGAAGCGCAGCAAACCAAAAGGCAAATGGCTTTATTGCATCGTTTGAGTAGTGATATTAGAGACAGTTTGGATATTTCTGTTGTGCTTGGACAAATTGCCAAAGGTATTGGTGAAGTGCTTGGGCTCAATCGTTGTTTTGTTAGAAGGTTCTCCGATGATTTTAGGATTATTAAAACAGAAGAAGAATATTGTTCTACTGGCTACGAACCAAGTGCAGATTTGATTTTTGGATTTGAAAGAGAATGGATTACTAGTTTGTCTCAATCTAATAGTTATTCTAGCGCTCTTGAAGTCTTGAATATTAGTTCAGTGGAAACTCATTTAGCGGATGAAAGTCCTGCTTTACTAAAAGTAGCTAAGGCAATTAATCTTAAGAGCTACTTATCAATTCCGCTTGTCGCACGAGGCAAGGTGCTTGGCACAATCACAGTCCATCAGTGCGATAGAGAGCGTAGCTTCTTGAATGAAGAGATTGAGTTTATTTTCCGTGTTGGTTCGGAAGCTGCAATTGCCATTGAACATGCTGCATTGTTTAACACTATTAATCGTTTTAATAAGATGGATCCAGACACTGGTCTTTATAATAAAAAATATTTTAGAGAAATTGCCAAGCGAGCTATCGCAGGGGCAGAAAAAAATAAAGGCGCAATCGCGTTTTTGTTAATAGATGTTGATCACTTGAAAGCAATTAACGATGACACTATTCATGGTGGTCACGAGGCTGGTGATGAAGCGATTCAAACCCTGGCTAATATATTAGCCAAAACAGTAAGGCAAACTCCGATAGATGAGTTGCATCATAGGCTCTCTGATGTTGTTGGACGTTTTGGTGGTGATGAATTTATGGTTCTTTTGCCTGGCACTGGTATTGAAGGAGCAACAATTGTTGCTAGTAGAATTGCCGAAAATCTACGTAAGGTGAAACATAGTACTTGGCCTGAAGCTTTGACTTGTAGTATCGGAATAGCAGCTACTCCTGATGATCCTTATGATTATGAGCAGCTCAAGACTCTTGCGGACAAAGCGCTTTATCAGTCGAAACATAAAGGTAGAGATGCTATTAGTACTACTTTAGAGTTATAG
- the mnmE gene encoding tRNA uridine-5-carboxymethylaminomethyl(34) synthesis GTPase MnmE, protein MSTIAAIVTAPGNAAVSIIRISGSESWPIVRSLRRSAPQDDEAGKFQLSWLYDGDQKIEQALILPFKAPRSYTGEDVIEIQCHGGYWLSQKILRLILEAGAVLAKPGEFTERAVMNGKIDLSQAESIMDLIEARSDRAGVNAIKLYQGDLGSEIKTIRTDLLNTLGALTASIDFPDEVEDYDKAKYQKQMAKTIAEIEKILESEQEGHVLREGYKVAIVGQPNAGKSTLLNALLKKERAIVTEIAGTTRDLIEENYSIKGLPIVLLDTAGIRESSDQVERIGIERSQQAIKEADLTLVLADMTQTHHQRWQLEANCLHIGTKLDLVDCPDANYDLMISAHNSTNIEELKELIYSRVMDISSESQVKINHRQADLLRKAKDALIKSQAATELAIDFWTIDLRGAIAALGEITGETLTEELLDNIFSRFCIGK, encoded by the coding sequence GTGTCAACAATTGCAGCCATAGTCACAGCACCTGGTAATGCCGCCGTTTCTATTATTAGAATTAGCGGTAGTGAGAGCTGGCCTATAGTGAGGTCCTTACGTCGCTCTGCTCCTCAGGATGACGAGGCTGGCAAATTCCAACTCTCTTGGCTTTATGATGGCGATCAAAAAATAGAACAAGCTTTGATTTTGCCTTTCAAGGCACCACGCAGTTACACCGGTGAAGATGTAATTGAAATCCAATGCCATGGTGGTTATTGGCTAAGTCAAAAGATCTTGAGATTGATACTAGAGGCTGGCGCCGTTTTAGCTAAGCCTGGTGAATTTACTGAGCGAGCGGTGATGAACGGCAAGATAGATTTGAGTCAGGCGGAATCTATTATGGATTTGATTGAAGCGCGTAGTGATAGAGCTGGTGTCAACGCTATCAAGCTCTATCAAGGTGATTTAGGTTCTGAAATTAAAACAATAAGAACTGATTTGTTAAATACGCTCGGTGCACTCACTGCTTCTATTGATTTCCCAGATGAAGTTGAGGACTATGACAAAGCTAAATACCAAAAGCAAATGGCAAAGACAATTGCAGAGATAGAAAAAATACTTGAAAGCGAGCAGGAAGGACATGTTTTGCGTGAGGGTTACAAGGTAGCTATTGTCGGTCAGCCTAATGCTGGTAAATCGACACTCTTGAATGCCTTACTGAAAAAAGAAAGAGCCATAGTTACTGAGATTGCTGGAACCACTCGCGATTTGATTGAAGAGAATTATAGTATCAAAGGTTTACCGATAGTGCTTTTGGATACAGCTGGTATTCGCGAGAGTAGTGACCAAGTTGAACGTATCGGCATAGAACGCAGTCAGCAAGCGATTAAGGAAGCTGATCTTACTTTGGTCTTGGCAGATATGACTCAAACTCATCATCAGCGCTGGCAGCTTGAAGCTAATTGTTTGCACATCGGCACCAAGCTTGATTTGGTAGATTGTCCTGATGCTAATTATGATTTGATGATTTCTGCTCACAATTCAACTAATATAGAAGAGCTTAAAGAACTTATATACTCTAGAGTCATGGATATCAGTTCAGAGTCTCAAGTCAAAATTAATCACCGTCAAGCTGACCTTTTGCGCAAAGCCAAAGACGCTCTAATTAAATCTCAAGCTGCTACTGAGCTTGCAATTGACTTTTGGACTATCGATTTGCGCGGGGCGATTGCTGCTCTTGGTGAGATTACTGGCGAGACTTTGACAGAAGAATTGCTCGATAATATATTCAGTAGGTTTTGTATTGGTAAATAG
- the ribH gene encoding 6,7-dimethyl-8-ribityllumazine synthase: MRESKPTFNIDNNSDSKIAIITASWNSEFNQEMAESAKEALQEHGAQVEEFEVPGALELPIMAQQLVQTGDFDAVICFATIFRGETLHFELVANESARGLMDVSLTFNVPVLNGVLACENKDQAETRASRNKEDKGREVALSAIALVQQIAQIDSRYHVVQG, translated from the coding sequence ATGCGCGAATCAAAACCGACCTTCAATATCGACAACAACTCTGACTCGAAAATAGCAATAATCACTGCTAGTTGGAACAGTGAATTCAATCAAGAAATGGCTGAGTCTGCCAAAGAGGCTCTGCAAGAGCATGGTGCTCAGGTAGAAGAGTTTGAAGTACCTGGCGCACTTGAGTTACCAATCATGGCACAACAATTGGTGCAGACTGGTGACTTTGACGCGGTGATTTGTTTTGCGACTATTTTTAGAGGTGAGACTTTGCATTTTGAACTCGTTGCAAATGAGAGTGCAAGAGGTTTGATGGATGTCTCGCTTACTTTTAATGTACCTGTTTTGAATGGAGTATTAGCTTGTGAAAACAAAGATCAAGCAGAAACAAGAGCTTCAAGAAACAAAGAAGATAAAGGCAGAGAAGTGGCTTTGAGTGCTATTGCATTAGTGCAACAAATTGCTCAAATAGATAGTCGCTATCATGTGGTCCAGGGCTAG